A part of Pantoea vagans genomic DNA contains:
- a CDS encoding isovaleryl-CoA dehydrogenase, with the protein MTWTTHTVFNQPHPLSNSNLFLSDTPLGEALSREGAGWDGEWLASVGRQLGSAESLELGRLANAEPPELLRYDARGVRLDEVRFHPAWHLLMQGVCASRLHNLRWQPTVREQASVARAARFILHAQVDAGTLCPVTMTHAAIPLLQAYLPAAFESWLDPLLSDRYDTHAQPGDQKRGLLIGMGMTEKQGGSDLLTSTTRAEPLGARGPGEAWRLTGHKWFFSVPQSDAHLVLAQTPEGLSCFFLPRLLPDGSRNAIQLEQLKDKLGNRSNASCEVEFRDATGWLLGEEGEGVRLILKMAGMTRFDCALGSHGQMRRAFSVALWHAHQRQVMGKNLVDQPLMRQVLAQQALQLEGQTALLMRLARAWSQPAKPHEVAFARLFTPAAKYVICKAGAPFVAESMEVLGGIGYCEASELPRLYRDMPVNSIWEGSGNVMCLDVLRVLSRHAEVTEMLSQEFEAVKGSNRHFDTRWRQLRLRLKKVPEEQARDVTHTLLQLATGAQLLKYSEPPLADAWCQQWLDQRGSHPSEAAVTDRLLARACGR; encoded by the coding sequence GGAATGGCTGGCGTCAGTCGGCCGCCAGCTGGGCAGCGCCGAGTCGCTGGAGCTGGGGCGGCTCGCCAACGCTGAACCGCCTGAACTGCTGCGCTACGATGCCCGTGGCGTGCGCCTGGATGAGGTTCGTTTTCATCCTGCCTGGCACCTGCTGATGCAGGGCGTCTGCGCCAGTCGTCTGCACAATCTCAGATGGCAACCGACGGTGCGTGAACAGGCCAGCGTAGCGCGCGCTGCACGCTTTATTCTGCACGCACAGGTAGATGCGGGTACGCTCTGCCCGGTGACCATGACGCACGCCGCCATTCCGCTGCTGCAGGCTTATCTGCCCGCCGCGTTTGAAAGCTGGCTCGATCCGCTGCTCAGCGATCGCTACGACACGCACGCACAGCCCGGCGACCAGAAACGCGGATTGCTGATCGGGATGGGCATGACAGAAAAGCAGGGCGGCAGCGATCTGCTTACCAGCACTACCCGTGCCGAGCCGCTGGGCGCACGAGGCCCGGGTGAAGCCTGGCGGCTGACCGGCCACAAGTGGTTCTTCTCAGTGCCGCAGAGTGATGCGCATCTGGTCCTGGCCCAGACGCCCGAGGGATTAAGCTGCTTTTTCCTGCCGCGCCTGTTGCCCGACGGGTCACGTAACGCCATCCAGCTTGAGCAGCTCAAAGATAAGCTGGGCAATCGCTCAAATGCCAGCTGCGAAGTGGAGTTTCGCGACGCGACCGGCTGGCTGCTGGGGGAGGAGGGCGAAGGCGTACGGCTGATCCTGAAAATGGCCGGTATGACGCGCTTTGACTGCGCGCTCGGCAGTCATGGTCAGATGCGGCGCGCCTTCTCGGTGGCACTCTGGCATGCTCATCAGCGTCAGGTCATGGGGAAAAACCTGGTGGATCAGCCGCTGATGCGGCAGGTTCTGGCACAGCAGGCGCTGCAGCTTGAGGGGCAAACCGCCCTGCTGATGCGGCTGGCTCGTGCCTGGTCACAACCGGCCAAACCGCATGAGGTCGCCTTTGCCCGCTTGTTTACGCCAGCGGCAAAATATGTAATTTGCAAAGCGGGAGCGCCGTTTGTGGCGGAATCGATGGAAGTGCTGGGGGGCATCGGCTATTGCGAAGCGAGTGAGCTGCCGCGCCTCTATCGTGACATGCCGGTCAACAGCATCTGGGAAGGATCGGGCAACGTAATGTGTCTTGACGTGCTGCGCGTACTTAGCCGTCACGCAGAGGTGACAGAGATGCTGAGTCAGGAGTTTGAGGCGGTAAAAGGGAGTAATCGGCATTTCGATACGCGCTGGCGTCAGCTGCGACTGAGGCTTAAGAAGGTTCCTGAAGAGCAGGCGCGCGACGTCACCCACACGCTGCTGCAGCTGGCGACAGGCGCTCAGCTACTGAAATACAGTGAGCCACCCCTGGCCGATGCGTGGTGCCAGCAGTGGCTCGACCAGCGGGGTTCACACCCGTCTGAGGCTGCAGTGACTGACCGGTTACTGGCCCGCGCCTGTGGCCGGTGA
- the bsmA gene encoding biofilm peroxide resistance protein BsmA — MRSAYLLIISLLLAGCSALETTPKAPPAPTQQAQEISRAQSGGLPKLGNITVNVHGSPDDAQRAIAAQANQAGAAYYQIVMLSETVMPGLWYASAILYGASPATGAGQ, encoded by the coding sequence ATGCGTTCCGCTTACTTACTGATAATAAGTCTGTTGCTGGCAGGCTGTTCTGCGCTTGAAACCACGCCAAAAGCCCCGCCTGCGCCAACCCAACAGGCGCAGGAGATTTCACGGGCACAGAGTGGCGGTTTGCCGAAGCTGGGTAACATTACCGTTAACGTGCATGGCTCACCGGATGATGCCCAGCGAGCCATCGCCGCTCAGGCTAATCAGGCTGGCGCGGCTTACTATCAGATTGTGATGCTGAGCGAAACGGTAATGCCCGGTTTATGGTACGCCAGCGCGATTCTGTACGGTGCATCACCGGCCACAGGCGCGGGCCAGTAA
- a CDS encoding methyl-accepting chemotaxis protein produces MKRLSLSGLSLGVKLSVLTSLSVTLLLLVLTLTQSHNASRQLENLAIDDMHNQVQGISEMTTMFNATLTEEVSHYTSLFTSFLPKRFSLDESSRVQVGAFSTPVLRAGLKTLNLDQTAVDDFTERTAAVATIFVRDGDDFIRISTSLKKQDGSRAIGTQLDRTGAAWKSVHQGEVYQGLATLFGHRYITQYQPVKDESGKVVAILFVGVGIDKQYALMREKILARRLGDSGHFYVLNGTPGKNQGEYLFDQHNEGKRPDWDDATLQPLLTQPQGMQQVEINGEQQMLAWQQLPGWNWVITGEVNRASLLAPITHSRNLFLITGLILVVIFALGFVWYSSRAITRPLQQVIHLAEQYAAGNLQVHMDTRRRDEVGQLIIAINGIGDGLEKIVGQVRSAAQEISDGTDTIAASSHNISEQIGRQASSVEQTSASMEQFGATVEHTADSLRQAMSLVAEASDIVSHGSQTVVRSVNTMSAIKVSSQSIADITHVIESIAFQTNILALNAAVEAARAGEQGRGFAVVAAEVRALAQRSAQAAKEIDGLIATSISNVAEGHQLSEQTRDAMTDIVTHIEQVQALMGEINVAAQEQAAGIGQVNLAMNQISQATHQNSELVAQAENSAQNLSDKGHHLTQLVSVFSLKS; encoded by the coding sequence CAGTGAAATGACCACGATGTTCAATGCCACCCTCACCGAAGAGGTGTCTCATTACACCAGCCTCTTTACCAGCTTTCTGCCTAAGCGCTTTAGCCTGGATGAAAGCTCGCGGGTGCAGGTCGGTGCCTTTTCGACGCCCGTGCTGCGCGCCGGGTTAAAAACGCTGAACCTCGATCAGACCGCGGTTGACGATTTCACCGAACGTACCGCCGCCGTGGCGACCATTTTTGTGCGCGACGGCGACGATTTTATCCGTATTTCCACCTCACTGAAAAAGCAGGATGGCAGCCGCGCGATTGGTACGCAGCTTGACCGCACTGGTGCCGCCTGGAAAAGCGTTCATCAGGGCGAAGTCTATCAGGGGCTGGCGACACTGTTCGGCCACCGCTACATCACCCAGTATCAGCCGGTAAAAGATGAGAGTGGCAAGGTCGTCGCCATCCTGTTTGTCGGCGTAGGCATTGATAAGCAGTATGCCCTGATGCGCGAAAAGATTCTGGCGCGCCGGCTGGGCGACAGCGGCCATTTCTATGTGCTCAACGGCACGCCCGGCAAGAATCAGGGCGAGTATCTGTTCGATCAGCACAACGAAGGGAAACGGCCAGACTGGGATGACGCGACACTGCAGCCGCTGCTGACGCAGCCGCAGGGCATGCAGCAGGTGGAGATCAACGGCGAGCAGCAGATGCTGGCATGGCAGCAGTTGCCGGGCTGGAACTGGGTGATTACCGGTGAAGTTAACCGTGCCAGCCTGCTCGCCCCGATTACCCACAGCCGTAACCTGTTCCTGATTACCGGACTGATTCTGGTGGTGATCTTCGCGCTGGGGTTTGTCTGGTACAGCAGTCGGGCAATTACCCGTCCGCTGCAGCAGGTGATCCATCTGGCGGAGCAGTATGCCGCCGGAAATCTGCAGGTCCATATGGATACCCGCCGTCGTGATGAAGTCGGTCAGTTGATTATTGCGATTAACGGCATTGGCGATGGGCTGGAAAAAATCGTCGGCCAGGTGCGCAGCGCAGCGCAGGAGATCAGCGACGGCACGGACACCATCGCGGCCAGCAGCCATAACATCAGCGAGCAGATCGGACGTCAGGCCAGCAGCGTGGAGCAGACCTCAGCCAGCATGGAGCAGTTTGGTGCCACGGTCGAACACACTGCTGACAGCCTGCGTCAGGCGATGTCACTGGTGGCCGAAGCCAGCGATATCGTCAGTCATGGCAGCCAGACGGTGGTGCGCTCGGTTAATACCATGTCAGCCATTAAGGTGTCATCACAAAGCATTGCGGATATCACCCATGTGATTGAGTCAATCGCCTTCCAGACCAATATTCTGGCACTGAATGCGGCCGTTGAAGCGGCACGAGCCGGTGAACAGGGACGTGGCTTTGCCGTGGTGGCCGCAGAAGTGCGTGCGCTGGCACAGCGTTCCGCGCAGGCCGCCAAAGAGATTGATGGACTGATTGCCACCTCCATCAGCAACGTGGCGGAGGGACACCAGCTCTCTGAGCAGACGCGCGATGCGATGACCGACATTGTGACCCACATCGAACAGGTGCAGGCGCTGATGGGCGAGATCAACGTAGCAGCGCAGGAGCAGGCGGCGGGTATCGGCCAGGTGAATCTGGCGATGAACCAGATCAGTCAGGCGACCCATCAGAACAGCGAACTGGTGGCACAGGCAGAAAACAGCGCACAGAACCTGAGTGATAAAGGGCATCACCTGACCCAGCTGGTCAGCGTTTTCAGCCTTAAATCCTGA